In the Deltaproteobacteria bacterium genome, CTCGGTCCCGTCACTCTCGCGTATGAAACCTACGGCAAGCTGAACAAGGACAAGACGAACGCCATCCTCATCCTGCATGCGCTGTCGGGGGACTCCCACGCGGCGGGGAAATATTCCGCCGAGGACAAGCACGCTGGATGGTGGGACAACACCATCGGCCCGGGG is a window encoding:
- the metX gene encoding homoserine O-acetyltransferase (Catalyzes the conversion of acetyl-CoA and L-homoserine to CoA and O-acetyl-L-homoserine), coding for MPHRKETGPAGLVKKKFYIFCEPPHEMALEGGGRLGPVTLAYETYGKLNKDKTNAILILHALSGDSHAAGKYSAEDKHAGWWDNTIGPG